Part of the Apostichopus japonicus isolate 1M-3 chromosome 13, ASM3797524v1, whole genome shotgun sequence genome is shown below.
CAAGTTCAGTCACCGGAATATTCCCCTTTAAAGAGCAATAATATCTCACAATACTTATGACTGTCGGCAACGACAGAAACAAAAGATATGTAATTTCAGTCAATATTGAAATCAACGAAATTTGATCATAACTTCATTTAAAAACCCTTCTACCTGCTTTTctatatttatcatttaatgtgtactgttaacattttttgtctATGTGTGTCCGTAATAGGGTCGACATGTTCGGGGAAGAGCCCACTGCGTGTTGGAGGAGTCTTATATGGCTGGTATTTACCACGGAGAGTCCTACCGTGTCTAGCCTTGTCCTAACCTGGAGAGATTGGGACGTGACACTTGACAGAGGGATAGGGCCTGTCACAGGGTGCATTCTACGCCATGGTAAGGTAGGAGAGACCCCAACCGAAATTCAGAAAGGGCTTAGCTTGCACTACCTATTCACTAACCTCACCATCAATACAGACTACTCTTTCGAAGTTATCGGATTGAAGGGCACGTCGACCATGGGTGGTATGTCGTATGTGACGGCTCAACATCTTTCCAATTTATACACACAACAGGCTGTGGAAGTAGGTGGTTTGAATTTAATATCTTTGTTACAAAAAGGAAAGACAGTTTTATTATCCAGACAAGCTTTCCACTCTCGGTACTGAATAGATCACTGTTGACTTAGTTACGTTGAAACATTCGTGTGCGTCTTGTTTTTCTTATGaaattatgtactgtacagattAAATTTAAACATATAAGTAAACTATTTTAAACTTATCTTGTACATAGGAAGGAAAAAGGTTAGTTTTCAACACTTTCGAGGAATATTTGTTACCTTAAGCTgttacttctttctttttcatacaGGATTAGACCCTGTTCAAAATCTAACCGTGAGCAACGCCGGAGGAAAATATACGCTACATGTGTCGTGGTCTCCACCTGATGGTCTATGCCCTGTTCGTGTTTATAACGTGACATACCCATTACTCCGTTTCAAAGCATGTGATTACGATGAACTATGGTCGCAAATATACCCTCCATTACAAACGAATAAGACAGAACTGACACTCGACCTATATGACGACTTCGCAGAGTATAATATTTCAGTTACACCTTTCACAGAGAGTATTGATGGTACCGGATTTTTAATGGAAggggaaacaatatcaatgaCAGGCATTACCCAACAAAATGGtgaatattttatgtttattcctTTTTTAAATACATGGTATTCTTTGGAGTTGAATAATCATTTGTATGATAGGGAGGGCGATGAGCAAGAGGTGTTGTGGGGTGGGTAGTTACGTCGACAAGGAAGGGTGATATGGATGAATTACATGTCAGTATTATTGATATAGAAATGGCACCGATTTTTTTATTGATTACGAATATGTTACGTTTAAATATTACTTTATAGCTAATGTGAACAACTTATACCCTAAATTGgaattataaacaaaacatcAGTATTTGGGATATTTGGGGATAGAACAAATTAGACATaacaaagaaaatcaaagaaCTAACTTTAATGATTAGCTGACTTTAAGAATAATAGTTTACAGTAtcttcaaaaataaaattataaactaATCACGGTATGTCTCCCAGGTCCATTTGTGTCTCCGCGGTCTGTGACGTTGATCGATAATTCACCAAACTACGTTGAGATTGCCTGGGAAAGGGCCAGATGCTCTCTTCTTGGAGGGACCTTTTCAAAAAATGTCTACTCATTGGTGCAAAATGGTGTTTACATTAATAGCACCACAGAGGAGAACCGTGTGCTTATTGATGAGCTAGACGCTTATAGCTCCTATATCGTCAGTATTATGGTTCAAACCACCTTTGGTGAGGGACCACCAGCAGAATTTACGGGAACAACTCCAGAAAGTAGTAAGTATATTTCTTTGGTTATCCTGATTACAATATCAACGATACGAAAATCAACAAATTTTTTATTACCTGACTACGCCAGTCGTGTGTATTTGATGTTGttaaaagatgatgatgatgatgatgatgatgatgatgatgatgatgatgatgatgatgatgatgatgatgatgatgatgatgatgatgatgatgatgatgatgatgatgatgatgatgatgatgatgatgatgatgatgacgacgatgatgatgatgatgatgatgaagatgatgatgatgatgatgatgatgatggtgatgatgatgatgatggtgatgatggtggtgatggtggtgatgatgatggcgatggtcatgataatgatgattgtgatgttgatgatgaaggTGATGGTGATGACAAGgaagatgatgattatgatgatgatgatatcatGAATTCATACCAGACAAATAACGACTTTGCTTACCTGTTTTCCAGCACC
Proteins encoded:
- the LOC139978219 gene encoding phosphatidylinositol phosphatase PTPRQ-like, producing the protein MFGEEPTACWRSLIWLVFTTESPTVSSLVLTWRDWDVTLDRGIGPVTGCILRHGKVGETPTEIQKGLSLHYLFTNLTINTDYSFEVIGLKGTSTMGGLDPVQNLTVSNAGGKYTLHVSWSPPDGLCPVRVYNVTYPLLRFKACDYDELWSQIYPPLQTNKTELTLDLYDDFAEYNISVTPFTESIDGTGFLMEGETISMTGITQQNGPFVSPRSVTLIDNSPNYVEIAWERARCSLLGGTFSKNVYSLVQNGVYINSTTEENRVLIDELDAYSSYIVSIMVQTTFGEGPPAEFTGTTPESTPLSYNPEVTVINLTGVTATTIEVSWYSWNKLIGLGNGTVKSDLLWFGAQGTESVPYFMGQNLTHRFQELSPDTDYYFQIEVIGNGKGNGVRGPPSDKQTFRTRCGVPAKPDLKLTSHTVTSRSAAFHYTFPEDEDPWKCRDVSVTFQMETDAGEWEDVKEMSTDDRIVDKSDLVPCSDNRFRLKVENKHEVTFSNEVDVGTDVESLGNVPNLQVQTLSEDGKLLVTWDPPENTYNCTIFGYGLWVLQEQ